GGTCGATCGACGGACGGTGATAAACCTTCGAATTGGGTGGAATACTCCGGGTAAGCCATACATTTCCGCCTACAATACTATTGCTGCCGATCACCGTATCCCCACCCAGGATAGTGGCATTGGAGTAAATGACCACACCGTCTTCCACTGTAGGATGCCGTTTGCGGTCCATCAGGCTCTTGTCTACGCTAAGCGCCCCCAGGGTTACCCCCTGGTAAATTTTTACATGATTGCCGATAACAGTCGACTCCCCGATTACCGTACCGCTGCCATGATCAATACAGAAATAGGCGCCGATGGCAGCACCGGGGTGAATATCAATACCGGTAATGCCGTGTGCGTGCTCCGTGAGGATCCGCGGCAAATGCGGTACCTGCAAGGCAAGCAGGGCATTGGCGATCCTGTAATACGCAATGGCAAAAAAACCCGGGTAGGCCCGGATCACTTCAAAACGGGTTTTAGCTGCCGGATCACCCGAAAGGATGGCTTCGATATCTGTATTTAACAAGCGATACAGATCGGGCAACCGGTGAAAAAAATCATGCGCCTTGTTCGATACCTGTTTGCAGGTATCCGTAACTGCAAGGATCGATTCCAGCTCCTTCTGCCGGAGACCGAATTTATGCTGCACTTCTTCCGTACTGATGGGGAAGCAATCGGCACGCTCGGGAAATAATAAACAAATCAGCGCATCTGCCCAGGATGAAATTACCTGGTTGGGAGGTACGGCGGGCACGCCCTTCTGCGATTCAAATATCTGTTGATAAAAATTTGGGTCCATAATCACCTGATCATACCCCACAAATCTACCATAATAATTAAAAACCGTTGCTAAAAAAATACAAAACAAGCAGAACGGGTATAAAATCGGTTTTACAAAACAGCGCAGCATTCCTTCACCTGTTGAGCGGGCGGCCGGTGCACTTATATTTTTAGGATATGCAGTAAAAAAAAGTGCATCAACAATGAGTGCATCTGCAGCCAACATGAATTCCGGCCATATTTTACGGCAGAACGGCGAAAATCCCGGGCATTTCATCGAATAATAAAACAACCGGCCTTGAACTGTATTATTTTTATGACGGTTTAGAGGGCTTAAGAGGGCTACAGGATTTTTCCAGATCATTGTATTCCCTCTTATTTTTTTGTCCCGTTTACCCCAATATCTTTGGTTCCTGCTGATTCTGTAATTCGGATTGGATACAAAACAAAGCCAGGGTGGAAACCCCGGCGGAACTCTAAGTTTTAATCTTGTTCAATTGTGGAAGCAAATTATTCAATATTCCGATATACGCGTATCACGAATTTTAGTGACAAAAACCTCCGGTGTACGCATCAAGGATCACATCATTTGCCGCAAATCCATGCGCTGCCACCCTGGTCGGCCGGTTTAGCCGGCAGGCAGGCATTCAGATCGTTTTAATCCTCCAGATTGAGCCGTTTTTGGTGGTCTGCTTTTCCAGTACGCCCGACCTACTTAACGCGTTCAATATTTTTTCACTCTCTGCACGGGGCGTGTCCGAAAGTACTGAAAACTCTTTTGCCGTTAAGCTGGGGTACTTCGAGAAAAGAGATTCCCAGTTTTTGCTATAGGTCGTTTTGGCGGCGACGGGATGAAGTTTTAAAACCGCTGCTTCATAAACGGCGTAAGGCTTTGTGCCATATACAAGCTCTTTGTTTCCATATGGATCGATAAAAAACAGGGTGGGAAACCCACGTACGCCCAGCATTCCTGCAACATTCAGATCTTCTTCAAAAACCGTTTTGGCCGTTCCCCCGAAGTCCGTTTTCAGTCGAACGGGATCCAGCCCTGTTTTTTTGGCTGCTGCTTCCAAATGCTCCCAGCGGGTAATATTCTTTTTTTGCAGGAAAACCATTTCGCGGATCGTTCTTAAAAACCATACAGCTTTTTCCCGGCTCTGCAGCTGCGCTGCCTTGAATGCGATGGAAGGCGGATAAGAAGAAGCCAGCGGATCCTCCAACCAAATGTCGCCATCAATTGGCATATCGTAATAAACGCTTACTTCGTCCCAATGATGCGCAACATCCGAAGGCTTGCTGATGCCGCCGCTGTTATAGCTCCAATCGGGCAGCAGGCCGCCCATGTGGTATTCGATTTCAATGCAGCCGGCATATTCCAGCTTCAGCTTTCGCAATTGCGGCTCAATGCCCCAGCAGGAAGAGCAAATCGGGTCTGTGAAATAAAGAATCTGAACCGGTGTTCCGGCATCCTGAACAGGAATTTGTTTTTCCACGGTACCGGCAGGTATTCCGCAGATTCCTTCGGCCGGGTCGCAAAGAAGCGGGTGATCTTGCTGTTGCATCGTTTAATTTATTTTTATCTTTGTGCAAAGTTGCATCGTATAGCGCTTTCCCGCAATAAGTCAGAAATTTATGACCACTCAGAATTTGACAAACAACCCGGAAACCTGTCCTGCACAGGGGCTTTTAAAAGCACTGGCAGGCAAATGGAAACCCGAAATTTTCCGTCTGGCCATGGAGACACCACTGCGGTTCAATGGTTTGCTGCGCCAGATCCGGGGTTCCAACAAACAAACCCTGTCACTTGCCTTAAAAGAGCTGGAAGAGCTCGGCTTGTTGGAAAAAATCATTATCCGGCAGAAGCCATTGCATATAGAATATCATTTAACCGGAAAAGGAAGATCGCTGGTTCCTGTTTTCCTGCAACTGGAAGGGATCGTATAGAAACAGGAATAGGTTACCGAGATAGGAGCTTTAAATAGCGCCTGTCGCTGATATTGTTCAACAACCGGCAACCGGCACATAAGAAAGGGTTGCAAGCGTATTGGTTACAACCATGCGCGTCCGGGACCGGGTTTATTTATGATTAAAAATCAAATACTTTAACCGCTTTATTTGTCAAAATACCTGTCAAAAGAATAATCCTTCATTTAACTTACGATTTCTAACTGCTGATGCGAAGGGAAAGAGTTAAGGCTTGGTTTGAAAATATTCCAAGTCAAGCGTTCGTAGTTCATTGTGAAGCACAAAAATTCAGGCGAAGTCAGTAACGGGTTCTTATATAACATGGAACGTACGTTATCCTGTATTTTTTGAAACTTACTGAAAGAATGAATACCGGTCAATGAACGCATCTGTTATAATGCGCATTGAAGAAACGGAAACTATAGTGCGGAGATTATAAAAAGAAAAACAACAATAAAAACATCAGAATCATTTAAAACACCATTGCCACTATTGAACATTCCAGCAGATTGGTTTTAAATGCGGCGCAGTTTTAAGAAGTTATAGCTCATTTATATTAAACGTACGCTCCACAGGCTGGGCCGACTGAACTTTCTCTCTAACTCCGTATTGCCATGCCACCACTGTTACCTTTACCGGGAATTTTGCCCGCGGCGGTATTTTGGTGAATATTATTTCATCCCCCTTTAAACAAGCCGGGCCTTCTTTGATGTAATAAAGAACCGGTAAGCCACTATCACTCCTGGCGTTCAATTTAACCGACACGGTACTCCTCGTCACATCGTTTATTGCAGGAAAGAATATTTCCTGCCGCTTTCCATCTGTAAGCGGATAGGGTATTTTATAGTTAAACTGTTGCACGGAAGTTTTATAAACAGCGTTGCCTCCGGCAGACGCAAAAAGCCAGGCATCATTGGTTCGTTTGGAATTATCCAATCCC
The sequence above is a segment of the Niabella agricola genome. Coding sequences within it:
- a CDS encoding serine O-acetyltransferase translates to MDPNFYQQIFESQKGVPAVPPNQVISSWADALICLLFPERADCFPISTEEVQHKFGLRQKELESILAVTDTCKQVSNKAHDFFHRLPDLYRLLNTDIEAILSGDPAAKTRFEVIRAYPGFFAIAYYRIANALLALQVPHLPRILTEHAHGITGIDIHPGAAIGAYFCIDHGSGTVIGESTVIGNHVKIYQGVTLGALSVDKSLMDRKRHPTVEDGVVIYSNATILGGDTVIGSNSIVGGNVWLTRSIPPNSKVYHRPSIDLVEQDILE
- a CDS encoding ClpXP adapter SpxH family protein produces the protein MQQQDHPLLCDPAEGICGIPAGTVEKQIPVQDAGTPVQILYFTDPICSSCWGIEPQLRKLKLEYAGCIEIEYHMGGLLPDWSYNSGGISKPSDVAHHWDEVSVYYDMPIDGDIWLEDPLASSYPPSIAFKAAQLQSREKAVWFLRTIREMVFLQKKNITRWEHLEAAAKKTGLDPVRLKTDFGGTAKTVFEEDLNVAGMLGVRGFPTLFFIDPYGNKELVYGTKPYAVYEAAVLKLHPVAAKTTYSKNWESLFSKYPSLTAKEFSVLSDTPRAESEKILNALSRSGVLEKQTTKNGSIWRIKTI
- a CDS encoding winged helix-turn-helix transcriptional regulator; the protein is MTTQNLTNNPETCPAQGLLKALAGKWKPEIFRLAMETPLRFNGLLRQIRGSNKQTLSLALKELEELGLLEKIIIRQKPLHIEYHLTGKGRSLVPVFLQLEGIV